A genomic region of Deinococcus aquaedulcis contains the following coding sequences:
- a CDS encoding phenylalanine--tRNA ligase subunit beta, translated as MKIPYSWLKELIPALPPVAELEPVFAQLGLPLEGVEEVPAPPEGVLLVTVTKAEPMPGTQLTRLMLDTGANGERTIASGAPNAVGLPAGTMLALVSPGTALGGMTYGVRELQGVESWGMAASAKELGVGESSAGLMLFPAGTAAPGTPMRELWAADQVLDVEVTPNRADVLSALGLARDLAAFLKLDLKAPPAGPEASGEGEIRVSLPDKGRVIERDPTQKLRFGCDHFVARTVGGLRNGPAPLWMQRRVTLSGMRSIDLIVDTSNYVMLELGQPTALYDRRDVGDDQILVSFGRRQGETVRDLMGGEHTVGPEDLLILDGQERPISSVAEAFAQAGQPQPGQGVLGIAGIVGGDHGHVRADTTDVVIESAHFDPVLLRRTSTRLGLKTDAVYRYERGVDPLLPPRAAARLVGLLAEAGGTVHPGATVVGQPDVPGPIEATGEQIRALLGMTVDTAEMRDILTRLGCGVEGEGDALRVQPPSWRVDLNIWQDLAEEVARLHGYAHLPERLPTLRVHESNIGAEKEGVARTTLRRTLAGLGFQEVVTYTFTSDDEAGKARSERPGVRLRNPLTADRTGLRTALYPSLLKAAGMHASGERTLLFELGRIFPASGEAERLGLLMRGPLAPETHEDAVAGDFRAFKGLVESLAATLGAALEVRQLRGDAVPAALHPGIAGEVVWNGQPVGWLGALHPEIAPNFGLKGETFLLEVALPLPGREWAFRDPSRAPAAWRDLAVIAPQGVSYGEVAAVLEREGGDLLQSVEPFDVFVGEQIGAGNRSVAVRLTYRGDRTLTEEEIDAVFQRQIAAVKAQGWSIREK; from the coding sequence ATGAAAATCCCCTATTCCTGGCTCAAAGAGCTCATCCCTGCCCTGCCGCCGGTGGCGGAACTGGAACCTGTCTTCGCCCAGTTGGGCCTGCCGCTGGAAGGCGTAGAAGAGGTACCTGCTCCACCCGAAGGCGTGCTGCTGGTGACCGTCACGAAGGCAGAGCCCATGCCCGGCACCCAGCTGACCAGACTCATGCTGGACACGGGCGCAAACGGCGAACGCACGATTGCCAGCGGCGCCCCTAATGCGGTGGGCCTGCCCGCCGGCACCATGCTGGCGCTGGTCTCGCCCGGGACCGCCCTGGGCGGCATGACCTACGGCGTGCGCGAGTTGCAGGGCGTGGAGTCCTGGGGCATGGCCGCCAGCGCCAAAGAACTGGGCGTGGGCGAAAGCAGCGCCGGGCTGATGCTGTTCCCAGCCGGGACCGCCGCCCCCGGCACCCCCATGCGTGAGCTGTGGGCCGCCGATCAGGTGCTGGATGTGGAAGTGACCCCCAACCGCGCCGACGTGCTGAGTGCCCTGGGGCTGGCCCGCGACCTCGCGGCCTTCCTGAAGTTGGACTTGAAGGCGCCGCCCGCCGGCCCCGAGGCCAGCGGTGAGGGCGAAATCCGCGTTTCCCTCCCCGACAAAGGCCGGGTCATTGAGCGCGATCCGACCCAGAAACTGCGGTTTGGCTGCGACCATTTCGTGGCGCGCACCGTGGGCGGCCTGCGCAACGGCCCCGCGCCCCTGTGGATGCAGCGCCGCGTGACCCTCTCGGGAATGCGGTCCATTGATCTGATCGTGGACACCAGCAACTACGTGATGCTGGAACTGGGCCAGCCCACCGCGCTGTACGACCGCCGCGACGTGGGGGATGATCAGATTCTGGTCTCATTCGGCCGCCGCCAGGGCGAGACGGTGCGCGACCTGATGGGGGGTGAGCACACCGTGGGCCCCGAGGACCTGCTGATTCTGGACGGCCAGGAGCGGCCCATTTCCAGCGTGGCCGAAGCCTTTGCGCAGGCGGGCCAGCCGCAGCCCGGCCAGGGCGTGCTGGGCATTGCGGGCATCGTGGGCGGCGACCACGGCCACGTGCGCGCCGACACCACCGACGTGGTGATTGAATCCGCGCACTTTGACCCCGTCCTGCTGCGCCGCACCAGCACCCGCCTGGGCCTGAAGACCGACGCCGTGTACCGCTACGAGCGGGGCGTAGACCCCCTGTTGCCGCCCCGCGCCGCCGCCCGGCTGGTGGGCCTGCTGGCCGAGGCGGGCGGGACCGTGCATCCCGGCGCCACCGTGGTGGGCCAGCCGGACGTGCCGGGCCCCATTGAGGCCACCGGCGAGCAGATTCGCGCTCTGCTGGGCATGACCGTCGACACCGCCGAGATGCGCGACATCCTGACCCGCCTGGGCTGCGGGGTGGAGGGCGAGGGCGACGCCCTGCGCGTGCAGCCGCCCTCGTGGCGCGTGGACCTGAACATCTGGCAGGACCTGGCCGAAGAGGTGGCCCGCCTGCACGGCTACGCCCACCTGCCCGAACGCCTCCCCACCCTGCGCGTGCACGAAAGCAACATCGGCGCCGAGAAGGAAGGCGTGGCCCGCACCACCCTGCGCCGCACCCTGGCCGGGCTGGGCTTTCAGGAGGTCGTGACCTACACCTTCACCAGCGACGACGAAGCGGGCAAGGCCCGCAGCGAGCGCCCCGGCGTGCGGCTGCGAAACCCCCTGACCGCCGACCGCACCGGCCTGCGCACTGCGCTGTACCCCAGCCTGCTGAAGGCGGCGGGCATGCATGCGTCCGGCGAGCGCACCCTGCTGTTCGAGCTTGGCCGCATTTTCCCCGCCAGCGGCGAAGCCGAGCGCCTGGGTCTGCTGATGCGCGGTCCCCTGGCGCCCGAGACCCATGAAGACGCGGTGGCCGGCGACTTCCGCGCCTTCAAGGGGCTGGTGGAGAGTCTGGCCGCCACGCTGGGCGCCGCGCTGGAGGTCCGTCAACTGCGGGGCGACGCCGTGCCCGCTGCGCTGCACCCCGGCATTGCCGGTGAGGTCGTGTGGAACGGGCAGCCCGTGGGCTGGCTGGGCGCCCTGCACCCGGAGATTGCGCCCAATTTTGGCCTGAAAGGGGAGACCTTCCTGCTGGAAGTCGCCCTGCCGCTGCCGGGCCGCGAGTGGGCCTTCCGCGATCCCAGCCGGGCGCCCGCCGCGTGGCGCGATCTGGCCGTCATTGCCCCCCAGGGCGTGAGCTACGGCGAGGTGGCGGCCGTGCTGGAGCGCGAAGGCGGTGACCTGCTGCAAAGCGTGGAGCCCTTCGACGTGTTCGTGGGCGAGCAGATTGGCGCGGGCAACCGCTCTGTGGCCGTGCGCCTGACCTACCGGGGCGACCGGACCCTGACTGAAGAGGAGATTGACGCCGTATTCCAGCGCCAGATTGCGGCCGTGAAAGCCCAGGGCTGGAGCATCCGGGAGAAGTAA
- a CDS encoding NUDIX domain-containing protein: MRPRSVGILFNDQQQVLLMLRRKQGRAYATLPGGGIEGEETPAEACAREMLEEVNLTVRVEREVLVLDNLGNREHYFLVTWQGGEMRLGDGPEGVRHSEENSYEPAWVGVQDLDAVNLVPELARELVRELVRGLAFQEISEAHSQE, from the coding sequence ATGAGACCCCGTTCCGTTGGCATCCTCTTCAACGACCAGCAGCAGGTTCTTCTGATGCTGCGCCGAAAACAAGGCCGTGCCTACGCCACCCTGCCCGGTGGCGGCATTGAGGGCGAGGAAACCCCCGCCGAAGCCTGCGCCCGCGAGATGCTGGAAGAAGTGAACCTGACCGTGCGCGTGGAGCGTGAAGTGCTGGTGCTGGACAACCTGGGCAACCGCGAACACTACTTTCTGGTCACGTGGCAGGGCGGGGAGATGCGCCTGGGCGACGGTCCCGAAGGCGTACGCCACAGCGAAGAGAACTCGTACGAGCCGGCCTGGGTGGGTGTGCAAGACCTGGACGCCGTGAATCTGGTGCCGGAGCTGGCGCGGGAACTGGTGCGGGAACTGGTGCGGGGGCTGGCGTTCCAGGAGATTTCCGAGGCTCATTCCCAGGAGTGA
- the pheS gene encoding phenylalanine--tRNA ligase subunit alpha produces MQHEAVQEIAAAGSLEALQAVKTKYVGKSGLVTRELGALGKLPPEERKARGAEINAVRQAIQAALDEREAVLKREALDAKLAGEAIDVTLPGLPLPAGGLHPINRVYEDLVNIYERLGYTVVEGPEVEDEHHNFEALNVPWYHPARDLQDTFWLEDGRLLRTHTSPMQVRYMVDHEPDLKVVVRGKVYRYEATDATHESMFHQLEGLVVGDGISMADLKGTIAEMARGLYGAGAKVRFQPSYYPFVEPGADFAVYWDNPRGESKWLELGGCGMVHPNVFKAVDDLREAQGKPRVYEGKTGFAFGLGPERIAMLKYKIPDIRYFYANDPRVIGQFRGELG; encoded by the coding sequence ATGCAGCACGAAGCCGTTCAAGAGATCGCTGCCGCTGGCAGCCTGGAGGCCCTGCAGGCCGTGAAGACCAAGTACGTGGGCAAAAGTGGCCTGGTGACCAGGGAACTGGGCGCCCTGGGCAAACTGCCCCCCGAGGAGCGCAAGGCCCGGGGCGCCGAGATCAACGCCGTGCGCCAGGCCATCCAGGCGGCGCTGGATGAACGCGAAGCGGTCCTGAAGCGCGAGGCCCTGGACGCCAAGCTGGCGGGCGAGGCCATTGACGTGACCCTGCCCGGCCTGCCCCTGCCGGCGGGCGGCCTGCACCCCATCAACCGCGTGTACGAGGACCTCGTGAACATCTATGAGCGCCTGGGGTACACGGTGGTGGAAGGCCCAGAGGTGGAAGACGAGCACCACAACTTCGAGGCCCTGAATGTGCCCTGGTACCACCCGGCGCGCGACCTGCAGGACACCTTCTGGCTGGAGGACGGCCGCCTGCTGCGCACCCACACCAGCCCCATGCAGGTGCGCTACATGGTGGACCACGAGCCGGACCTGAAGGTCGTGGTGCGTGGCAAGGTGTACCGCTACGAGGCCACCGACGCCACCCACGAAAGCATGTTCCACCAGCTCGAAGGGCTGGTGGTGGGCGACGGCATCTCCATGGCCGATCTGAAAGGCACCATCGCTGAAATGGCGCGCGGGTTGTACGGGGCGGGGGCCAAGGTGCGCTTCCAGCCCAGTTACTACCCTTTCGTGGAACCAGGCGCCGATTTCGCCGTGTACTGGGACAACCCGCGTGGCGAGAGCAAATGGCTGGAACTGGGCGGCTGCGGCATGGTGCACCCCAACGTGTTCAAGGCCGTGGACGATCTGCGCGAAGCCCAGGGCAAGCCCCGCGTGTACGAGGGCAAAACCGGCTTTGCTTTCGGCCTGGGCCCCGAGCGCATTGCCATGCTGAAGTACAAGATTCCCGATATCCGCTACTTCTACGCGAACGACCCGAGGGTGATTGGGCAATTTCGGGGGGAGTTGGGGTAA
- a CDS encoding lamin tail domain-containing protein has translation MQPNLPVRRLMALASLALLLPACGRTAQSSAPLAALAAAGEPVLNELYYDAPSTDTGTFIELKGPAGKSLSGYTLAAYDTAGTQYRTITLSGTIPASGYYVVAQDTTVPNRTLVSSSADLNNGSGSLRLLNAGAVVDAVAYGTPTTGRGEGTPAPTTGAGSALARVPDGQDTGANSADFKVQAATPGAANGGGTGGGGGTAKKVLFDLTKAEDAGNADWRIDGAYSDYANALRGLGYTVASLTGTAVTSTSLSGVSVLVIPEPQNPFSDSERAAIQSFVQNGGGVFFITDHRVSDRNNNGWDSPEVFNGWDGSTPSSVSTSLQASLNTDGLFGLKASFNSSFSDPVYTAAPLTTHPILNGVSSAGVYVGTSVDVLAGTALMGTGGKTYLAVNSVGGGRVAMWGDSSTFGDNTYSDGSTGQYNNWPNLSNAALGKNVVRWLAGDL, from the coding sequence ATGCAACCCAATCTGCCGGTCCGGCGCCTGATGGCGCTCGCTTCCCTTGCCCTTCTTCTGCCTGCCTGTGGCCGTACCGCGCAGAGCAGCGCCCCACTGGCCGCCCTGGCTGCAGCGGGCGAACCCGTCCTGAATGAGCTGTACTACGACGCGCCGAGCACCGACACCGGCACCTTTATCGAACTGAAGGGCCCGGCTGGCAAAAGCCTGAGCGGCTACACCCTGGCGGCCTACGACACCGCTGGCACCCAGTACCGCACGATCACCCTGTCGGGCACCATTCCGGCCAGCGGGTACTACGTGGTGGCCCAGGACACCACGGTCCCGAACCGCACCCTGGTGAGCAGCAGCGCCGACCTGAACAACGGCAGCGGCAGCCTGCGCCTGCTGAACGCCGGCGCCGTGGTGGATGCAGTGGCCTACGGCACCCCCACCACCGGGCGCGGCGAGGGCACCCCCGCCCCCACCACCGGCGCGGGCAGCGCCCTGGCCCGCGTGCCCGACGGCCAGGACACGGGCGCCAACAGTGCCGACTTCAAGGTGCAGGCGGCCACCCCGGGCGCGGCAAACGGCGGCGGAACAGGCGGCGGGGGCGGCACGGCCAAGAAGGTGCTGTTTGACCTCACCAAGGCGGAGGACGCGGGCAACGCGGACTGGCGCATTGACGGCGCGTACAGCGATTACGCCAATGCCCTGCGGGGCCTGGGCTACACGGTGGCCAGCCTGACCGGCACCGCCGTGACCTCCACCAGCTTGTCTGGCGTGTCCGTGCTGGTCATTCCCGAGCCGCAAAACCCGTTCAGCGACAGCGAGCGCGCGGCCATTCAAAGCTTCGTGCAGAACGGGGGTGGGGTCTTTTTCATCACCGACCACCGCGTCAGTGACCGCAACAACAACGGCTGGGACAGCCCCGAAGTCTTCAACGGCTGGGACGGCAGCACGCCCAGCAGCGTCAGCACCAGCCTGCAGGCCAGCCTGAACACCGACGGTCTGTTCGGCCTGAAAGCGTCGTTCAACTCCAGTTTCAGTGATCCGGTGTACACCGCCGCGCCGCTGACCACCCACCCCATCCTGAACGGCGTGAGCAGCGCCGGCGTGTATGTGGGTACCAGCGTGGACGTTTTGGCGGGCACCGCTCTCATGGGCACCGGGGGCAAGACCTACCTGGCCGTGAACAGCGTGGGGGGTGGCCGCGTGGCGATGTGGGGCGACAGCAGCACCTTCGGGGACAACACCTACTCGGACGGCAGCACCGGGCAGTACAACAACTGGCCCAACCTCAGCAACGCGGCGCTGGGCAAGAATGTGGTGCGCTGGCTGGCCGGCGACCTTTAA
- a CDS encoding potassium/proton antiporter: protein MGEVHAEGYLLAAGVLLLVSLLVSRLGGRLGIPGLLLFLGVGMLFGSDGLGIQFQDYGLAQAIGTVALCFILFQGGLDTNWAKTRPVVRRGLSLATVGVLATAGVMAAFTHYAFGFPWLTAWLLGAIVSSTDASAVFSVLKERNLGLKGDIDPLLEFESGGNDPMAVFLTVGILELMAHPGQGVLSIAPLFLKEMVLGALLGLALGRAALWLLNRVQLQFEGLYSVLMLALALIIFAGTALVGGSGFLAIYIAGVLLGNADFIHKRSLIGFHDGLSWLMQVGMFLTLGLLVNPHELLPTAGLALACSLMLVFVARPVSVYLSLANARMPLNEKSMVAWVGLRGAVPIVLATFPLVAGIPEARTLFNIVFFIVLTSVLLQGTTLTLVARWLHVREEIPVQATYPITYTPTGHNKNEMVEVEVMRGSLADGGRIVDLHLPPEALVILVHRAGEFLIPKGATQLLAGDSVLVLAGDTELQEVRRVLGRQPAG, encoded by the coding sequence ATGGGTGAAGTGCACGCCGAAGGCTACCTGTTGGCGGCCGGGGTGCTGCTGCTGGTCAGCCTGCTCGTCAGCCGGCTGGGTGGTCGGCTGGGCATTCCTGGGCTGCTGCTGTTTCTGGGCGTGGGCATGCTGTTCGGCAGCGACGGCCTGGGCATTCAGTTTCAGGATTACGGTCTGGCGCAGGCCATCGGCACGGTGGCGCTGTGTTTCATCCTGTTTCAGGGGGGGCTGGACACCAACTGGGCCAAGACCCGCCCCGTGGTGCGCCGGGGCCTGAGCCTCGCCACCGTGGGCGTGCTGGCCACGGCTGGGGTCATGGCGGCCTTTACCCACTACGCCTTTGGCTTTCCCTGGCTGACCGCGTGGCTGCTGGGCGCCATTGTCAGCAGCACCGATGCCAGCGCCGTATTCTCGGTGCTCAAAGAGCGCAACCTGGGCCTGAAGGGCGACATTGACCCCCTGCTGGAATTCGAGTCCGGGGGCAACGACCCGATGGCGGTGTTTCTGACGGTGGGGATTCTGGAGCTCATGGCCCACCCGGGCCAGGGTGTCCTGAGCATCGCGCCGCTGTTTCTCAAGGAAATGGTGCTGGGCGCGCTGCTGGGTCTGGCGCTGGGCCGGGCGGCCCTGTGGCTGCTCAACCGCGTGCAGTTGCAGTTTGAAGGGCTGTACTCGGTGCTGATGCTGGCGCTGGCCCTGATTATCTTTGCTGGCACCGCCCTGGTGGGTGGCAGCGGCTTTCTGGCCATCTACATCGCGGGCGTGCTGCTGGGCAACGCCGACTTTATCCACAAGCGCTCCCTGATCGGCTTTCACGACGGCCTCTCGTGGCTGATGCAGGTGGGCATGTTCCTCACACTGGGGCTGCTGGTCAATCCCCACGAACTGCTGCCCACGGCGGGACTGGCCCTGGCCTGCTCCTTGATGCTGGTGTTTGTGGCGCGGCCGGTCAGCGTGTACCTCTCGCTGGCCAACGCCCGCATGCCACTGAACGAGAAAAGCATGGTGGCCTGGGTGGGCCTGCGCGGCGCGGTGCCCATCGTGCTGGCCACCTTTCCGCTGGTGGCCGGCATCCCGGAGGCGCGCACCCTCTTTAACATCGTCTTTTTTATCGTGCTTACCAGCGTGCTGCTGCAGGGCACCACCCTGACCCTGGTGGCCCGCTGGCTGCACGTCCGCGAGGAAATTCCGGTGCAGGCCACCTACCCCATCACCTACACCCCCACCGGCCACAACAAGAACGAGATGGTGGAAGTGGAAGTCATGCGCGGCAGCCTCGCGGACGGTGGCCGCATCGTGGACCTGCACCTGCCCCCCGAGGCCCTGGTGATTCTGGTGCACCGGGCCGGCGAATTCCTGATTCCCAAAGGCGCCACCCAGCTCCTGGCCGGCGACAGCGTGCTGGTCCTGGCCGGCGACACTGAGCTGCAGGAAGTGCGGCGAGTACTGGGCCGGCAGCCAGCTGGTTAG
- a CDS encoding DUF6210 family protein translates to MVYASQVGGHACEERSIEGFLIPIFRAEHLQALVRMFGRYHGNPPYPGTPFNWWTEQDLDDLTNIVEKIPLWHTARDGDERAFLAFDRTRMDELTEAWVPVLTAYGPGILIHENCD, encoded by the coding sequence GTGGTGTACGCCAGTCAGGTTGGAGGACACGCCTGCGAGGAACGCAGCATAGAAGGTTTCCTCATCCCGATCTTTAGAGCCGAGCATTTACAGGCGTTGGTTCGCATGTTTGGGCGCTATCACGGGAATCCGCCCTACCCCGGAACACCCTTTAACTGGTGGACGGAGCAGGACTTAGATGACCTAACTAACATCGTGGAAAAGATTCCCCTCTGGCATACCGCTCGGGACGGTGATGAGCGAGCGTTCTTGGCCTTTGACCGGACGCGCATGGACGAGCTGACAGAAGCCTGGGTGCCGGTATTGACGGCTTATGGCCCAGGCATCCTGATTCACGAAAATTGCGATTGA